AAGATATATAGCTAGAGATGGCGTATAGATGCATGCTGGCCGTTGCAGGTTCTCAAACACGTTATACaaatagttaaaaaaagaaagacgaagaggaataatgataatggtgatgatgttaagaatgacaatgataatgatgataatgatactactactactactactactactactactactactagtactactagtactactactactattaccactaatgataacattaataatattaataataataataataataataataataataataataataataataataataataataataataataataataataataataataataataataataataataataataataataataataataataataataataataataataataataataataataataataatataataataataataataataataataataataataataataataataataataataataataataataataataataataataataataataatgataatagtaataataataatgataaggtaaagaagaagaagatgaagaaggaggataataataataataataataataataataataataataataataagtagtagaagaagaagaagaagaagaagaagaagaagaagaagaagaagaagaagaagaagcagagaaaaaagaagaagaagaagaagaagaagaagaagaggaagaaggaggataataaggatgaataataaaagtacaaatggataataaaaataaaacatgatcgatagaagagatggaggaggaggaggaggaggaggaggaggaggaggaggaggaggaggaggagaaggaagaggtggaggaggaggaggaggagaaggaggagaaggagaagaagttggaggaggaggaggaggaagaagaggaaaaggaggaggaagaggaggaggaaggaggtgacgACAGAAGAGAGCAGTAgcacatattttttctctcccagtaTGAAATGAAGAGGCGGTAAATAACGAAATAAGAGGGTAGGAGTGGATTATTGGCGGTGCTTAGTGGGGTATCCTTCCCCTGCCACCGTCACTCATCCACTCTCCCACGCCCCGCCACCAAGAGCAAAACAATAGCAGATCTTATCAACATCTCACCTCTAGATTGTGGGTCGCCATCAGAAGTCTTTTCCATAAGGTGTAATTTAGTGCAGTCGAGGATGGACGAGTGGGGACTGAGTGGCTGATGGGCGTGTGGCGTCCACCGCGCAGGATTGGGACTGGcaatgagggagtgaggagtggatggatggaaagaTGCCCTGTGGTAAGGGTTGGATAAGGGCAGAGGCAGCGCAGGTCAAGGCAAAGTGTAGCCGAAGGGCTTGCAGTCTGGCACTCAGCACCGTATTTCCGCCGATTTTCTTTATGATTCTTACATGAGAAAGAGGCTTGGCGAGAGGTGTAAGTAAAGGTTGCAAAAGCCCGCTCAGTCATTGCTGACGAGGAAATCCAAAAGCGAGGTGGCTAATCTTGTTCCTGGGTTTTGATATTCCTTTCTTGAGTGATTGTCATAGGAAATATTTGCAACGAAGTATAGAGTAAAAAATGTACATCAAACATACTAGTCAACTCTTGcataagaaaaacagaaacaacagGGATGGAAATGAATAGTAACGTGTATATAACAGGAGAACCTAAGAGGATTGTGGGAGTAGGGAGGTTACCAGctaggaaggtgaaaaaaatctGTCATTAAAAGAATGACTTAGAATgacaagatataaagaaactatACAGGAAGGCAAATGCAAATggggagataagaaaaataaccaaTGACTGTTCATTCTGTACAACATAAGATGATTTTATCACTAGAATTAAATATCCTTAAATAAGGTGGGGTGTAATGCCTAGTGGACAAGAGATGAACCAAAGTAGATCAAGCTTGTCAGTCTTCTACGGCTGCCAAATGAAATATTTAGCAAATTGGAAAGATAGAAATTATAGGCAAAGATGATCAGTAAACTTGACTACCAAAGGAGTAATTGAGTGAGAGTGATATTCTCAATAtcaagaatgtaaacaaaatttttttctttttatgtacgtAAAAATGATCAAGATACTTTTCCTGACAATAATAAAGTGTTCCTGTGAAGATTGACTTTTCGAAAtggtggtggatgagtggaATGGGCTCTTTAATCAGGATGATAGTGTCGAGGCTAAAGGGAACTTTGAAAGAAGATTCTTGATAGTTTATGGATATGAATGATATGTGAATAAAGGCATGCGTGCTATGCTATTATACAGAGACTATCTCGTGTAGGCCTACTGGCCTCCGGCAGGTTTTCTCATGTTCTCATATTCTTCCTATATACCTTATTCCCTAATTGCTGGATTTCTACTTTACATTCTATCCATTGCCTTTCAACTAGCAATTTGATAACCGAGTATATTTCAGTAATTTATTTTTAACTGAGAAGTGAGAACCAGCTTCTTTCTAAATCTGCCTTTGTTAAGTTTCAGAATAGCAAGATAATGGAGTGAcgagagaggaacaagaaagccTGGGGACAAACTTTAGCAAGATTGTCACTAAGTTTTGTTGATACTACATGAAGAAATCATTACAAAATTGTGCCAAGTCTATGTAGTTATCCATAAAATAGTTTTAGTCAACTCATTTTCTATATTTGGCAGTGACAAAACATATCGTAAGGTAGACTGATACAAATTTCAATCACCTGTATAGAGGACAACTTATCATTTACTAAGTGTCTTATTACTCTTACTAATACTACCTTCACAAATTGCACTGGATAGCCTACATACAAATAACCTAGAGCTTTAagtaagaatataagaacataagaaaatgagggaagctgcaagagccgccagacctacacgtgacagtccctgtgaacaaagctacctaatttcatcatatttttcgaTTGGTGATGCATTGAATAATGTGATTTTATTTAACAAGTCAATGTGTTTAACTTAGACAAATGAACATACCAACTCCCGTGTTCCGATGAAATGCAAATGACATGGACAGTGTCTATGTACAGGAACGTAATACATGACATTGAAagcgaaaatgaaaagaagaaaaaaaaaaaaaaatcatccaaaCTGATAAGTGATATGTAAAAATTAGACAAGATTtaagagccacacacacacacacacacacacacacactctctctctctctctctctctctctctctctctctctctctctcatacatacataaacacaaacttactcacacacacacacacatacacacacacactctctctctctctctctctctctctctctctcacatacatacacaaacacacacacacacacacacacacacacacacacacacacacacacactctctctctctctctctcacacacacacacacacacacacacacacacacacacacatacatacacaaacacacacacacacacacacacacacacacacacacacacacacacacacacacacacacacacacacacacacacacacacacacacatttctctctctctctctctctctctctctctctctctctcacacacacacacacacacacacacacacacacacacacacacacacacacacacacacacacacacacacacacacacacacacacagacgaactTGTTTATCGAATTCCTTTCCGTAACTTTAAGTTTTTGCTACCCAAAATAACAAAGCCTCCCAGAGAGCTTCCTTATAGACTTAATGACGCTTATCTGAGGCCATGACTGCTGAACAAAACTGTTCACTTTTCCTTAAAATTATCTCAAACTTAACAGGTAATGTGGAGGCAGGCCAAGGTAGTACTTATCTttaggaaaggagataaaacttTGATGTCTAGTCACAGGCCTGTCTGTTTAATTTCAATTGTAGGTAAATCAATGTTGTCAATAATAGCATTCCGACAAGCACAACTTGATAAGTCACTCACAGCATGGCTTTACGAAGGAAAAATCTTACCTTACAAACTTGATGAGTTTTTATAGTAAAATCTATGAGGCGGCAGATAGTTATGGCATCCTATACCTAGATCTTAGTAAAGCGTTTAACAAGGTACCATATCAGAGGCCCTTGAGAAATTTAGTGCGCATCGGATAGAAGGGGTAAGGTCATGGCTAGACGATAGGCAACAGAGAGTTGTAATAAATGTCTCTAAATCCCAGTGGCATGAAGTAAATAATGGTGCCACAGGAATTAGTTTGAAGGCCATtgatatttcatatatatatatatatatatatatatatatatatatatatatatatatatatatatatatacatattaatcATTTGGATAATGGAAGTAGTAGTTATGTAAATTTGCGGATGACATGAAGATAGGTAGGTTAATTGGGTAGGATTCGAATGCCATCGCCTTGCAGGCAGATTTGAATAGGATGAacaaatggacagacagatgtCAAATACAGTTTAACATTAAAAATGCAAAGTACTTAGCAGAAGTAGAGAAAATCCACACTATAGGTACGCAATGAACAACGAGGTCCTGGTGGGTTCAAGGTATGAGAGAGGTTTAAGAATTGTTGTTAGTTCCGATcttgggcaaaaaaaaaaaaaccaatgtATAGAagctagaaataaggcaaataataTACCAGGATTAATTTTCAGGAGTGTTAAAAGCATAAGTCCCAAGgtaatattaatgttatatttgGCGCAAGTCAGACTGCATCTAGATTATGCTGTACAGTTTTGGTCTCCACATTACGGGAAGAACATAGGTATATTAGAAACAGTGCAAAGGAGAATGACTAAAACTATACATGGCATTAGGGATATTTCAACAGAGATCGAAGCTACTAAATTTTGCACTTCTTAGAAAGACTTATGTTAAGAGGGAACCTGATAGTTGTCTTTAAGAGGTAAAGGGGTTATAACAAGCGGGACATTAGCAAAGTTCTTAGAATCAGTAGCCAAGACAGAACCATAAATAACAGATAcatgcttaaaaaaaaattaggtttaagaaagagttgggaaggaactggttttctAATAGAATGCTTGGTGATcagaacggactcagtaatcacgTTTTTAGTGCTAAGTCAACAGGGAGGttcaaaagaagattagacaaatatatgaaccgggatgataggtggaattagGCAGTATGTTCATGCAGGGATTCCCATGTGTAAGACTGATGGCCTTTTGCAGCTTCCGTCATTTCATGTTGTTATGTTTTTATGAGCGATGTTCTAATTGGATCCAGTAAGTCTCATCCTACGTTATTAATCTAAGATACTTTCCATGGAGCTTCTACCGTAATCTTTGGTGCAAGGTCTTTTCGGGTCCCTTATCTTCTAAAAATCAGTCCTCCTTTttcactcctccctcttttcctccctcattcatttctttcttcttcttactttttttcatgttttctcttccgcctttatttctcctttctattctttctttttctttgatttcttcttttaattattttcgtGCTTTGTGTTTCGTCCTAGTGTTTGTTGGGTTATGACAAGTCCACGAAAGTTGCCTATACTTCTTCACCCTTTCTTAAGCACATTCATAGTCAATATATAGTCAAGTTCTTTGCCACACTCACTTGTACCGTATCTAAAATGTTCTCAGTCTTAATTCCTCTGATCTTTTCAAAATCTATCAGCAGGTTTTGTGAAGTAACTATCAGCAGAGAGGAGTAGAGATTATCAACAAAgtagcagagaagagaaatcaAAGTGGAGGTAAGTACAGGAGTTATACTCGACTTCTAACCACGACTTTTAAGCAGAACCTTCTGTTTACTAATCCTGAAAGAAACACTCGATGACAAAGACCCTCCCAATTCATCTCGGaagaggggtggggagggataCTGGGAACTTTCTAAATGAGCTTCTTTCCCACAGCCCTCGccccctgaccgtgttaatgaACCAAGACGATAATTAACAGTCAGTAGCGGCGAGAGCCAACCCGGGGTGGGATGTTTAGGGACGACAGGACAGGGCGTGTCGCTGCCCGGCGTAGGGAGGGTGAAACTGAACACTAGAGAATATAGtattgcagagagaaagagagagagagagagagagagagagagagagagagagagagagagagagagagagagagagagagagagagagagagagagagagagagagagagagagagagagagagagagagagagagagagagagagagagagagagagagagagagagagagagagagagagagagagagagagagagagagagagagagagagagagagagagagagagagagagagagagagagagagagagagagagagagagagagagagagagagagagagagagagagagagagagagagagagagagagagagagagagagagagagagagaggatagaagtaATGGTCGTGCCGCCGTGAAGTAGCCGCGTAGCAGCAGTCACAGCAGCAGCCGGAGGCCCCtacccgccccgccccatcccTACCCGCCGCTGCCCACCGCACAGGATTGGCCGTCCCAGTCACGTGACCGAGGCAGCCCGAGTCCATCCATAAAAGGCAGAGGGAATGGGCGAGGGTCATAGTTCGGCTGTGTGGCGTCCAGAGCATGTCAGTTTCCGAGTGGCTCCACCTCGCGTCCTGCCAGGGATACCCACCCTTCATGGATTCCACTCAGCTAGATCCCACCGTACCCTACAGTGTCATGTCTCATTACGACCATACCAGTGCCGCCTCTACCTCACAATGCAAACCCTCCGCCAAGGATTCCTCCCCTGTGtggccctcctccctcaccacggCCTCCTGGCACTCCGAGGGCCGCCCCAGCCCCTCCTGCTCTCCCATCAGTAGCTGTGAGAGTCTCGAGCCTGGGTCACCTGGTATGTGGGCAGTATCGTCTAACAGTCCCGCCTCCTGGTCCTGGGGCGCTCCTGGAACTACTCACCCCTTGCtagctgccgccgccgccgtcgtcGGTACAACGGATACAGCACCGGTACCAAAAAACGAGCGTCAGTCCAAGTGCAGGAGAAAATCTCCAAAGCCCGTCGGGCGTGACGTGCTCAGGAAGCGCCGCTTGGCAGCCAACGCCCGTGAGCGACGCAGAATGAACGGACTCAATGACGCCTTCGACCGTCTACGGGAGGTGATCCCGGCACTCAGCGGGGACCAGAAGCTGTCCAAATTCGAAACGCTGCAGATGGCGCAGACCTACATCTCAGCGTTGGTGGAGCTGCTGCACTAGCGCCGCCATGGAGGCTGCTTTGTTTCCGTTTTATCTAGTCAGGTGAGAAAGAGTGTTGTTTCCGTAAACCATG
The sequence above is drawn from the Portunus trituberculatus isolate SZX2019 chromosome 41, ASM1759143v1, whole genome shotgun sequence genome and encodes:
- the LOC123516871 gene encoding class A basic helix-loop-helix protein 15-like encodes the protein MSVSEWLHLASCQGYPPFMDSTQLDPTVPYSVMSHYDHTSAASTSQCKPSAKDSSPVWPSSLTTASWHSEGRPSPSCSPISSCESLEPGSPGMWAVSSNSPASWSWGAPGTTHPLLAAAAAVVGTTDTAPVPKNERQSKCRRKSPKPVGRDVLRKRRLAANARERRRMNGLNDAFDRLREVIPALSGDQKLSKFETLQMAQTYISALVELLH